GGTTCCCGGTGTGCGCTCGGCGGCTGGACTGCTCACGACGACAACGACCTCTCTGCGATCTTCTTGGGCGTAACGCGGCCTTCAGTCCAACAGAGCTGGGTATGCTGCACAACTGATGGTCTGTTCAGTGAGCAGAACGCCCAGAATCGCGCCCTCAGGCGCGGAGAGGACTGCGCACCATGCCCAGTGGTCAGCGGCTCGATGGCACCGACGCCCGGATCCTGCTCGCGCTCAACCGCAACCCGCGTGCCACCGCGGTCGCGCTGGCCGACGAGCTCGGGCTCTCGCGCAACACGGTGCAGAGCCGCCTCGCGCGGCTGGAGCAGGGCGACTCGCTGCGCTCGGTCGAGCACCGGATCGACCCCGCCGCGCTCGGCTACCCCCTGACCGCGTTCGTGACCGTGCAGGTCACGCAGCGGCTGCTCGACGAGGTCGGCCGCGCGCTGGCCGCCGTGCCGGAGGTGCTTCAGGTGCGCGGGCTGACCGGGCAGTCCGATCTGCTCGTGCACGTCGTGGCCCGCGAGGCCGACGACCTCTACCGCATCGCCGGGCAGATGCTCGAGATCCCCGGCGTGGAGCGCACGCACAACGCGCTCGTGATGCGCGAGATGGTGCCCTACCGGATCACGCCGTTGCTGGAGCGCGCGGTCGCCGGGAAGTGAGCCGCGAGGGCACACTGGAGCCGTGAACGATCTTGTCGCGCGGGCGCGGGAGCTGCGGCCCCTGCTCACCGCCGAGGCCGCGCAGGGGGAGACCGACCGCAGGCTCACCGACAAGGCCGTGCGGGCACTTGACGAGGCCGGCCTGTTCCGGCTGGGCACGCCGCGGCGCTTCGGCGGCCACGAGGTGAGCCTGCGGACGCTGCTGGACGTCGGCGCGGAAGCGGGGGAGGCCGACGGCGCGACGTCGTGGGTGCTCACGCTCGTGAACGCATGCGCGTGGGTGGTGAGTCTCTTCCCGGAGCAGGCGCAGGAGGACGTGTTCGGGACGGACGCGCAGGCGAAGATCGCGGGCGCGCTCGCGCCGACCGCCCGGGCCGAACGGGTGCCCGGCGGGTACCGCGTCGGC
The sequence above is a segment of the Amycolatopsis sp. 2-15 genome. Coding sequences within it:
- a CDS encoding Lrp/AsnC family transcriptional regulator, giving the protein MPSGQRLDGTDARILLALNRNPRATAVALADELGLSRNTVQSRLARLEQGDSLRSVEHRIDPAALGYPLTAFVTVQVTQRLLDEVGRALAAVPEVLQVRGLTGQSDLLVHVVAREADDLYRIAGQMLEIPGVERTHNALVMREMVPYRITPLLERAVAGK